From Mya arenaria isolate MELC-2E11 chromosome 1, ASM2691426v1, a single genomic window includes:
- the LOC128227779 gene encoding uncharacterized protein LOC128227779, translated as MVQASEKESNKWYKHRYKASNKWYKQRYKASNKWYKQRYKASNKWYKQRYKASNKWYKLRYKASNKWYKQRYKASNKWYKQRYKASDKWYKQWYKASNKWYKQQYKASDKWNKQWYKASNKWYKQQYKASNKWYRQWYKVSDKWYKQQYKASNKWYKQWYKASNKWYKQ; from the coding sequence ATGGTACAAGCATCAGAAAAGGAAAGTAACAAATGGTACAAGCATCGGTACAAGGCAAGTAACAAATGGTACAAGCAACGGTACAAGGCAAGTAACAAATGGTACAAGCAACGGTACAAGGCAAGTAACAAATGGTACAAGCAACGGTACAAGGCAAGTAACAAATGGTACAAGCTACGGTACAAGGCAAGTAACAAATGGTACAAGCAACGGTACAAGGCAAGTAACAAATGGTACAAGCAACGGTACAAGGCAAGTGACAAATGGTACAAGCAATGGTACAAGGCAAGTAACAAATGGTACAAGCAACAATACAAGGCAAGTGACAAATGGAACAAGCAATGGTACAAGGCAAGTAACAAATGGTACAAGCAACAGTACAAGGCAAGTAACAAATGGTACAGGCAATGGTACAAGGTAAGTGACAAATGGTACAAGCAACAGTACAAGGCAAGTAACAAATGGTACAAGCAATGGTACAAGGCAAGTAACAAATGGTACAAGCAATGA